A single Chiloscyllium punctatum isolate Juve2018m chromosome 14, sChiPun1.3, whole genome shotgun sequence DNA region contains:
- the LOC140485644 gene encoding transcription factor Jun-like, whose amino-acid sequence MGTPFYQDEAASVGGRLQTVPIMMLMMEKKSAAERERQQQADSPRAGAGGGALQRRSPELEKAADGSGPRRELEALVHPFVKGREFLEGSRDQMENSHPYSLQDLHKQSQHLVLPGTPCSGHSSTSVYHGNLHLTQTKGDVPVYTNLSTYNPSLPNTGPENYSTGHVPYAGPASASHHFSTLAQLMCPKYQEEPQTVPEVGPLNESPPLSPIDQRGQQIKAEKKRLRNRIAASNCRRRKLERIAKLEDKVKTLKSENFELTSTASVLREQVVHLKHKVMNHVNNGCQVVLASSNLLKPEENGSF is encoded by the exons ATGGGAACGCCTTTTTACCAGGATGAGGCAGCGAGCGTCGGCGGCCGGCTCCAGACCGTCCCCATCATGATGTTGATGATGGAGAAGAAAAGCGCGGCCGAGCGGGAGCGGCAGCAGCAGGCGGACAGCCCGCGAGCAGGAGCAGGCGGCGGCGCGCTGCAGCGACGATCCCCCGAGCTGGAGAAGGCGGCGGACGGCAGCGGCCCCAGGCGGGAGCTGGAGGCCCTGGTCCATCCCTTTGTGAAAG GTCGAGAATTCCTAGAGGGAAGCAGAGATCAAATGGAAAACTCTCATCCCTACT CACTGCAGGATTTGCACAAGCAGAGCCAGCATCTAGTTTTGCCTGGAACTCCGTGCTCCGGCCATAGCTCCACTTCAGTCTATCATGGTAATCTGCATCTGACCCAGACAAAAGGAGATGTTCCTGTATATACTAACCTCAGCACCTACAATCCAAGCCTGCCTAACACTGGTCCTGAAAATTACTCCACTGGCCATGTTCCCTATGCAGGCCCAGCATCTGCATCACACCATTTCTCAACCTTGGCTCAGCTTATGTGTCCAAAATATCAAGAGGAGCCCCAGACGGTGCCTGAAGTAGGTCCACTGAATgaatctcccccactttctccaatAGACCAAAGAGGGCAGCAGATCAAAGCTGAAAAGAAGAGACTGAGAAATCGTATCGCAGCATCCAATTGTCGGAGGAGGAAGCTGGAGCGGATTGCTAAACTGGAAGACAAAGTAAAGACTCTAAAGTCTGAAAACTTTGAATTAACCTCAACTGCCAGTGTCCTGCGTGAGCAAGTGGTGCACCTCAAACATAAAGTAATGAATCATGTTAATAATGGATGTCAAGTGGTCCTTGCTTCCTCTAACCTCTTAAAACCAGAAGAAAATGGCAGTTTCTAA